The following are from one region of the Candidatus Woesearchaeota archaeon genome:
- a CDS encoding DUF763 domain-containing protein, translating into MYRSGIANLPLHGGKCPPWLFKRMVKLGGEISEAIVLIHSQDELLERLADPFFFQSLGCVLGFDFHSSGLTTTTCGALTEALKKKEIGVRIAGGKGKTSRKTLSQIQEHPFSLSTDKIERLTYSSRMAAKCDTSLLQDGYDLYHHSFVYTEKGTWSVIQQGLNTSKKYARRYHWLSSHINSFVETPHNAICCDSQGNKVLDMTAKESKAAQAVSLDLVKENPQHLVKWFHSNQRTLTEFSEKKEPWEKKESQESVLHMHPDHWDLRLSKQSYDALQKAYEIQPQNYEELVSLKGIGPKSIRALTLVSELVYGTKASWKDPARYSFAHGGKDGIPEPVDRQRYDRSILMLHEALENAKLGNIERLHAIKHLQAIMQKPFSQGNVQDSEG; encoded by the coding sequence ATGTATCGATCAGGCATTGCAAATCTGCCCTTGCATGGAGGAAAGTGTCCTCCCTGGCTTTTCAAACGGATGGTAAAGCTCGGAGGCGAAATAAGTGAAGCAATAGTACTTATCCATAGTCAGGATGAACTTCTTGAACGTCTCGCCGACCCTTTCTTCTTCCAGAGTCTTGGATGTGTCCTTGGTTTTGATTTTCACAGTTCTGGGCTTACAACGACGACCTGTGGAGCACTTACTGAAGCACTCAAGAAAAAAGAGATAGGTGTACGTATTGCTGGTGGTAAAGGAAAAACATCACGAAAGACTCTGTCCCAAATTCAAGAACATCCCTTCTCGCTTTCAACAGATAAGATTGAGAGATTGACCTACAGTTCTCGTATGGCAGCAAAATGTGATACCAGTTTACTGCAAGACGGCTATGATCTTTATCATCATTCTTTTGTTTACACGGAAAAAGGAACATGGTCAGTTATTCAACAAGGCCTTAATACCTCAAAGAAATATGCACGCCGTTACCATTGGCTGAGTTCCCATATTAACAGCTTTGTCGAAACACCCCATAATGCTATCTGCTGCGATTCTCAAGGCAACAAGGTTCTCGATATGACTGCAAAGGAGAGTAAGGCCGCGCAAGCTGTTTCTCTTGACCTTGTGAAAGAAAATCCCCAACATCTCGTCAAATGGTTTCACAGTAATCAACGCACCCTCACTGAATTCAGTGAGAAAAAAGAACCATGGGAAAAAAAAGAATCACAGGAATCAGTACTACACATGCATCCAGATCATTGGGATTTAAGGCTCAGCAAGCAATCCTATGATGCGTTGCAAAAAGCCTATGAGATTCAACCACAGAATTATGAGGAGTTAGTTTCATTAAAAGGCATAGGACCAAAATCCATCCGTGCTTTGACACTTGTTTCGGAATTAGTGTATGGTACAAAAGCTTCATGGAAAGATCCTGCTCGATACTCCTTTGCTCATGGTGGTAAAGACGGCATCCCCGAGCCAGTAGACAGACAACGATACGATAGGTCTATCCTCATGTTACATGAAGCCCTTGAAAATGCAAAGCTCGGTAATATTGAAAGATTGCATGCCATAAAACATCTCCAGGCAATTATGCAGAAACCTTTCTCACAGGGAAATGTCCAAGACTCAGAAGGATAG
- a CDS encoding NAD(P)-dependent oxidoreductase: MTRVLVTGANGFLGAKMRTLFATAHEVIGTYSSRPQEGLAYLDITNREQTITAIRDWRPEVIIHTAAFSNADKCERDPETAGKINTEGTANVAAGAYEAHSRLVFTSSAYVFDGRQGDYSEEDVPCPLNVLGKTKLAAEEAILSTLGVRERYLILRFAISYGYNGPGYDNGFFGEIMKRKPLRVNHDQLRQPLLIDDLAVVISGLLEREVTGIVHVAGPEKRTKYELGGFLEDIVREHTEPSLLTPGTSEDDFAPRPTYGTLQTGKLLEYGMHLRSVAEGITIVRSQLPSHLSF, translated from the coding sequence ATGACCCGAGTCTTAGTAACCGGTGCAAATGGTTTCTTAGGCGCAAAGATGAGAACTCTTTTTGCTACAGCTCATGAGGTGATAGGTACTTATTCCTCACGGCCGCAAGAAGGATTGGCATATCTTGACATAACTAACAGAGAACAAACAATAACAGCTATTCGAGATTGGCGTCCCGAGGTGATTATCCATACTGCTGCTTTCTCAAACGCTGATAAGTGTGAGAGGGATCCAGAGACTGCAGGGAAAATAAATACAGAAGGTACAGCTAATGTTGCTGCAGGTGCTTATGAAGCACATTCACGATTAGTATTTACTTCATCTGCGTATGTCTTTGATGGTAGGCAGGGAGATTATTCAGAAGAGGATGTTCCCTGTCCTCTGAATGTCTTGGGTAAAACAAAGTTAGCAGCAGAAGAAGCTATTCTGAGCACCCTTGGTGTTCGGGAGAGATATCTCATTCTTCGATTTGCTATTTCGTATGGCTATAATGGACCTGGCTATGACAATGGTTTTTTTGGAGAGATCATGAAGAGAAAACCACTCAGGGTTAACCACGATCAACTGCGGCAACCTCTTCTTATTGATGATTTAGCTGTTGTCATCTCAGGCCTGCTGGAGCGAGAAGTTACTGGTATTGTTCATGTTGCAGGTCCGGAGAAAAGGACAAAATATGAGTTAGGTGGTTTTCTCGAGGATATTGTTCGCGAACATACTGAGCCTTCTTTGCTTACTCCTGGCACCAGTGAAGATGATTTTGCACCGAGACCTACGTACGGGACATTACAAACAGGGAAACTACTGGAGTATGGGATGCATTTGCGATCTGTTGCAGAGGGAATCACTATTGTCAGAAGTCAACTTCCTTCTCATCTATCCTTCTGA
- a CDS encoding methyltransferase domain-containing protein, with product MPKSITEQTHWETVAQELEAERLKLVSYDMTLLHLLRDVRSKRLLDYGCGPGVLALALHRGGADIRAYDISEEMRKYCGDKIGHDRVYTITDAIPRDYY from the coding sequence ATGCCAAAATCAATTACCGAACAAACACATTGGGAAACAGTTGCTCAGGAACTTGAGGCTGAGCGTCTAAAATTAGTGTCCTATGATATGACATTACTCCACTTACTTCGGGATGTAAGAAGTAAGAGATTACTTGATTATGGTTGTGGTCCTGGTGTTTTAGCCTTAGCTTTACACAGAGGCGGAGCTGACATACGAGCATATGATATCTCCGAGGAGATGAGAAAATATTGCGGAGATAAAATAGGACATGATCGAGTGTATACAATCACTGACGCTATACCAAGAGACTATTATTGA
- a CDS encoding alpha/beta hydrolase, with protein MIQRTLFWPFSLLLAATAAKGKKTSPNVQRNLEVRPIAPQLSHGDAPVTNPHYRTFAGQLTGTRDNPDDKARDEGKVVTFAGKDADTTMAQYEKLVRDRDPYRKQLDVGRISLADRVKTTVSNLRNQVTNAYDNTVGYVLAQKQNWDTSRALRKDPDNTNLVYVMNGLAQNIGPGHRRGKALMQHGLRPYHVKSHHSLPDEQAYQKFLGQVDRLHERAKVQNPQSRHDGLVGHSSGGVFAMYAAEDKRTPQRGIKYAQAIASDYDGMPLTTPSQKLMNTFIPLDAHNPYKTRAAREKILSRQYRGPPRISVESVGGQFDDLVPPPVTYYKHADRHHVVLGEDSTHFGTSGSNDEMNKILADLLVQQRDRTKPKSMYQKVEYKRAA; from the coding sequence ATGATACAAAGAACCCTTTTTTGGCCATTTTCCCTGTTATTAGCTGCAACAGCAGCAAAAGGTAAAAAAACCTCTCCGAATGTGCAACGGAATCTTGAAGTTAGACCGATTGCACCGCAGTTATCACATGGAGATGCTCCAGTTACTAATCCTCACTATCGTACCTTTGCAGGACAATTAACTGGTACGAGAGACAATCCTGATGACAAAGCAAGAGATGAAGGAAAAGTAGTTACTTTTGCCGGAAAGGACGCTGATACGACCATGGCCCAGTATGAAAAACTGGTACGTGATCGTGATCCCTATCGTAAGCAGCTTGATGTTGGCAGAATTTCACTTGCTGACCGAGTAAAAACAACCGTTAGTAATCTCAGAAATCAGGTGACAAATGCCTATGATAACACGGTTGGGTATGTTCTTGCACAAAAGCAAAACTGGGATACATCACGTGCATTGAGAAAAGATCCAGACAATACCAATCTGGTCTATGTCATGAACGGACTTGCACAAAATATTGGTCCTGGCCATCGGAGAGGCAAGGCATTGATGCAGCACGGATTACGGCCGTACCATGTTAAAAGCCACCACAGTTTACCTGATGAACAGGCATATCAAAAGTTCTTGGGACAGGTTGACAGGCTCCACGAAAGGGCAAAAGTCCAAAACCCACAGTCTCGACATGATGGATTGGTTGGCCACAGTTCTGGTGGAGTCTTTGCCATGTACGCAGCAGAGGATAAACGAACACCACAGCGAGGAATTAAATATGCACAGGCTATTGCTTCAGATTACGATGGTATGCCGCTGACCACCCCAAGTCAAAAATTAATGAACACCTTCATCCCTCTTGACGCACACAACCCGTATAAAACTAGAGCTGCACGAGAGAAGATTCTTTCACGACAATATCGTGGTCCTCCACGGATTTCAGTGGAATCTGTTGGCGGTCAGTTTGATGATCTTGTGCCACCACCCGTTACCTACTACAAACACGCAGATCGTCATCATGTTGTTTTAGGAGAAGACTCAACGCATTTTGGTACCTCTGGATCGAATGACGAGATGAATAAGATTTTAGCAGACTTACTTGTACAACAACGTGACAGGACAAAACCAAAGTCAATGTACCAGAAGGTAGAATACAAAAGAGCTGCCTAG